One segment of Methylocella silvestris BL2 DNA contains the following:
- a CDS encoding carboxylesterase family protein — MIPRNITIFGQSGGATAVMGDLVSPTAAGRFQRVIVESGTHIITTPLATGETQGQTIASKARCT; from the coding sequence GTGATCCCCAGAAACATAACGATCTTCGGCCAGTCGGGCGGCGCGACGGCGGTGATGGGCGATCTTGTATCACCGACTGCGGCCGGCCGATTCCAGAGGGTGATCGTTGAGAGCGGCACACACATCATAACGACGCCGCTGGCGACGGGGGAAACGCAAGGGCAGACCATTGCGTCGAAGGCCCGCTGCACATAA